ACTTTGGCTCAGCCATAAATAAACAAGAAGGATTGGTAGCTTGAAGCACAGTTCAGGGAATATGTTTCTGAAGTGATGCCTGTTCCCATATTCAGCAGGGGCAGTAGATTTTAAGGTATATTATGTGATGCACTCTTGCTGAATATTCAACTAAGCTtaattttgcttgcttttgtaaGGATTCCTGATTGCTGAACCTGACGTAAATGCCCAGATGGACCAAGGAGAAGAACAAGATCATGAGGTGCTGGAAGAGATGCATATGGGTGAGAAATAAATCAGATAAGTTTACAAACAGAGCAAGCAAATTGTTCTTTGAGCTTCCTCAAAGTTATTTAAGCTGCTTCATTTCATCCAGCTCATATTGAGATCTGCTCTTtcctccccagggcaggcagaCCACCTGCTCTTGTCAGTGTGCTGTTAAAAGATGTATGAGAAGATGTAGTATTAAGACAAAATATGAAGGTTTCCTGGGGGCAAGGAAAgacccatccctggaggtgttcaaagtcAAGCaggatggggccttggccagtgtgatctagtgggtggcatccctgcctacggcaggggggttggagttagatgatttttaaggccccttccaacccaagctattccATGATTCTATCAAAGATCTATAGCATCCTGCTGTTTGTGGCACACATGCTCCGGGTCGCATGGTGAGGCTACGCTCCTATGGATAGTTTTCCCTTTGCTCCCAGTCCTTCCCTTTACTGCTTCTCCTACACAGTGCAGGCCAGGCTCCCTGGGAGAAGAGCTTGCCCATTCTCTGCCACGCCATCTCCAAGCAATAATCACaattatttgtgcattttttccaggTGGTGAGGTAGGTCACCTTCGGGACCACTTCACAAGCGCAGATCAGCAGGACATGTTGGCGGTGGTGGCCAGAGGAGGAGAGCAACAGTTGGGTGATGGCCACGGAAGTCAGCACGTCTCCTCAGAGGCACAGCGAGGTGACTATAGGGCGGCAGAGGAGGCTAAGTTGCCTTGCTCTGCCATCAGCCTGGTGAAAAGACAGGAGggaggggtggcagcagcctCACGGCGGGCCCATCGCGCAGAGCGGCCCACCATCTGCTCCGAGTGTGGCAAGGGCTTCAGCCGCAGCATCCACCTCATCCAGCACCAGCGAATGCACACCGGGGAGCGCCCGTTCCTGTGTGGAGAGTGCGGCAAGGGCTTCAGCCAGAGCTCCCATCTCATCCAGCACCGGCGGGTCCACACGGGCCAGAAGCCTTACACCTGCACGGAGTGTGGAAAGAGCTTCAGCCAGAGCTCCAACCTCCTGAAGCACCAGCGCATCCACACCGGGCTCAAACCCTACGTTTGCAGCGAGTGCGGGAAGATCTTCAGCGACAGCTCCACCTGCATCAAGCACCAGCGCATGCACACAGGTGAGCGGCCCTACAAGTGCCCAGCCTGCGGGAAATGCTTCAGCCAACAatcccacctcctccagcaccagcgAGCCCATGACGGCATCCGGCCTTACTCCTGCGGGCAGTGTGGCAAACGTTTTGGGCAGAGCTCTGACCTCATTAATCACGCTCGGACCCACACAGGTGAGAAGCCTTACAAATGCAGCCAGTGTGGCCGGGGCTTCAGCGGCAACTCCAACCTCATCAAGCATACCCGCATCCACACGGGCGAGCAGCCGTACCGCTGCACCCAGTGCGGGGAATGCTTTCGTTTCCAGCCCCAACTGGTGCGCCACCAGAAACACCACACGGAGTAGTTGGCCCTGGGGACCACGGGCAGCAGCTACCTGGTGCTGCGAAGACACCTGGACACCTCATGTGGGGCATGAATTTGGGGGGAGGGAGCCCTCAGAGCCTGTCCCCTTTTCTTCTGGGTAGGCCTGTTTGTGAGCACTGCCCAGGTGCACAAGAAAAGAGGGAAGCCACTGCCAAATGAACTAGTGCACGTTCACTGCAGTGAGGTGGCTGTTCCCAGCCCCTCCTTCAGGgacgaggaaaaaaaaaaaggtgcttaCGGTATGGTACGTTCAAGGCCAAGAGGGGAGAACATAGAACCGTTCCAAGGATCAgtgccttctgcttttttttctatggGGTGTGATTTTTGCCCTGGTAAAAACcagctgaaatctgttttctctacAAGCTGCCTGGATTTTGCCCTAGGGGTAAGGCCACAGCCTTACACGATCGCTCCCCTTAGAATCCACATCTCCCACTTGGCAGTTTTCATGGTTTTAGGTGGTGTTagcagctatttattttaaaccccCACAATATGTTGTAGGCCCAGCCAATACTCTGTGGAGGCCCTGTCTATGGGATTGTGTTTTTGCTGGGTTGTATGGTTAAACTGACAGTCCCACAAATCGTGCTGCTGTTTGACAGCTTAATCCTCAGCAGCAATTAAGTAAATTAACATCCTAATCGGTATTTCTCCCAGGTTCTTGTTTAGGCGCTTTTGTGGGTGGCActttatgaatgtttttataaggcttttaaaagtatttaggatgactttttaaattgtGATCTTCTAATTGTCAGttgatgaaaaggaagagaatgatGTTAATGATGTTTGAAAAATAAGCTATGTCAAACTTTGACTTTATATTaaatgttaaacattttttcttgcataaaacTTTTTAACTCAAACACTGGTTTTGAGTTGTTAATGATTACAAGGAGGTGATTATGACAATGATTTCtagcatttctgtgcatttctgcaAGCGGTTTTGATGTCGTCTTTAGTATTGACTTTCTAAGGAATATGGGGGAGGCAAAATTCTGAGAAAGCAGAATGAGCTGACCTCTAAAGAGATGATCTTCACTTTGAGGAGGAAAATACTACTACTGGGAATCTGTCCTTAAAAGGAATTCTAGCTCAGACGACCACTTGGTACGGGGGAGGAGAGAACTGGCAGTAATAACAAAGATGTTAATATCTCTAGCACGGAAGAACTCCTTGTAATGAACGTGGCAGTGTATACTGAAATGCCTGTTCCACCCACGGAGCCAAACAGGGGAAGAAATCACCGTGTGCTTCaggcaagaaaatgaagtgattgAATCTGTTGTGCtatagaatttttattttcagcattgctTATGGGCCTAATGCTAACAGTGAGCTTTCAGATGGAGATGAGCTCCCAAATAGCAGTTATCACTAAGGGCCAGGAGAAGGCCCATCTCAAAGAGCACAGGATCCTGGGGAAAACAACAAGCTGTGAGCAAAAGCAATGTGACTGGAATTACTGGCTGAGTACTGCAGGCACATCTATACCTCCCTTAACCTCCAGCTGGTGTCGTGGAGGGCTCAGCTTCATGCTCCACTGGCAGTAGAGATGGTTTAAGTCATTTGGTTTCATTCTACTCCCACCTTCTCCCCCAGAGCCTGAATTAATGTAACTGTGTGGACTAACTGTTCACATGGCAGTGCCCTAAATCAAATCCATGAAATgatccacatttttaaaatgaaagacttcAGAGAGTTCATTTTAAACTGCACGAGTTCAGTCTAGACCACAGCCTCACAAGCAGTAGGGTGCATACCACTGAGGGGTTTGGtgacagagaaaaatggatgagccaacaagcaaataaataacataGCCAGTACTGTTGTTAGTTCCCAAACAAGACATCATTTAAGATGTTTCCTTGTTACAGGTTTgggtttgtctgtttttttcatcaATGTTTCTAGGGAAGATTAGACCTTAGACCTGGAAAGGCCTGACACATTGCCTTTATTGTTTCTGCATTCCCCCAGCCACAGTGGGAGGACATGTACCCCCAGTGCCACAGCATGATGGAAACTACAATTCATTTCTGGTGCCCTTAGTGCATGTCCTGTTATCCAAAAGGTTATTGATTCTAAGTGGCAGTTGCTTTTCTCCCCCATAAACTGGCTGAAAACCTCTCTCGCCTCTGAGTTGAGATGTCAGCATATTAAGAAACAACAGCTGAGGACATTTTCTCTCCTGCACCTTTCATATATATACTCTTAGTCATGCATTCAGCAGGTACAGCAGGCAGGAAGGGCAGTAGGCCATTGTGGGGCCAACCTCCTTCCAGGAAAGGCAACTAAAATGCTGTGAGGAATTGCCTGTAACTGCTGCATGATTTCGGAGAGCTGGTTCTCACATTACCTAAGTGCCAGGTTGCCATCTAGCTAGACAGGGCACTGCCCACATGTTGCTCTTGGTAGATCTGTTCCCTGCTCTCCAAGACGTGTCACTCCTGCAGGATATCCTAGCGGACAGCCCTGATCAGCTGGTGGTCCTTTGGGAGCAATTAAGAGCTACTGCTTGTGGACTGTTGCAATTTCACTCTGCAATACAGTACAGAAGTGCACAAATCTGTTATGCAGAGCAGATGATCAGGGACTGGGCACCTGTGTTCACTCCCTGGGACTATATTATACACCGGTACAGACATAACCCGAGTAATCAGCTAAGATTATCGACGTTCATGAAGCATTTCTCAGTTCCTTGCATTGCCACTTGATGTGTTGAAGTACACCAGCACACACATCCGATTTTACTCCTGTGCTTGCTTTTAGTGCTTATCTGAAGTCAGCTGCTTTCCTGTCCTCCTCCAGGCTCTCACTACCAGCTGCTTCACAAACAGTGTCCTCCCTCAGTAGCTTAAACAGTTTATCTAATATTTTGACCATGGTTTGCTATTAATTGGAACAAAATTAATCATGAAATCAGAGTAATTGAGATGCTCAAACAGGAACCAGTTAAGCTTAGCTGCAAAGgctgtgggtgtttttttatttaattaattattattattgatttgCCTACAAGTGAAGTGGAGCGTTTCACAGAAGGGCCCAGATCTCAGGTCTGCCAGGCAATACTACCTgcacttttcctttcaaagatCTTTGCAGTAATATAAAATTATGCTAATgcttttcaaatttgttttgaaaattgtgCTGCACATGCCCACATGTTGAAACTTTTAGACTTCTAACTTGTTTGAAGGCCTCTAATACCCCATGCTGTTGGGAGCGCTGTAACTCCACTCCTTGTTATGATGAGGGAAGTTGAGACACTTTTGTTTCAGCTACAATATGGTATCTTATCTTGATTAAGAAGTGTTTCATATCAGGAGAGCAGGCCGTTCATGGAGACCTCTTGAttacagagctctgctgcaaTAACTTTCCTTTTACAGCTATTTACAAGAACCAGCCTGAGTTGCATGCTATGGAAACTGGGGAGTGACATTTCCTATTCAGGCACCATATTGGGCTGAACAGAAGGCAGCCTCTGATCTCTCTGCTTAGAAACTAAACACAAAAATGactatatataaaaacatgtttctagagaaaaaaacaacaacatatttCGCTCCTCCAGCGCTACTTAAAGTGTACCTTAGTCTCCAAGTCTGCTACCCACACATGTTCTGTCACACCGGTCATAGGTGAAAGCATATTTGTACACGGGACAAATCGCTCTCCTCTTGGTCTTGGCAGCTCAGTTGTTCAGCAGAGATGCAGGTCCCGCATTGCATCATTTGGCGCTGCACAATGCAGTCTCTGTAAATAGTCTGCACCGAGATGCTTGCAGGTTGCTTTTGCTAATTTGAGTTGTTTCACTTCCTCACAAATCCTGGGCACTTGACTCTGCTGATGGTTTCAGCACTAGGTGGCAGAACTCCAAGTCCTAAAGAAAACTGTTCCAGGTAGCAGGCCCATACATCCCTTCAGCACACGCTTAGTCACAGTAACCAGGTACACATAATGACTTTTAAAGTCATGCATTTTAGGTAGGTATTTCTCAAACTTAACTGTACAGGCCTATCCTTCAAAGTCTAAAATTGCCAAAAACTTCAAAGAGAAACCAGGAAGAGCTTACATAGCTAAGCTCATCCTCCTTGCAGAATGTTACTGGTCTGAAGACGAGAGGCAGGTGCTCCTTGTCAAGgtgctggcagggggctgctcccTAAGGGGAGTCTATGGCAAGTAGCAGCAAGCCAGGTGGGGCCATGCCAGTCCCATAGCACCAGAAGCCTCTGGGCAATGCTTGTTGGCTGATTTGCTTTAGCCATGCCTTACATCCTCCAGTCAGGAGGGATGCTGTTTGCAAGGACCACCAGTCTCTTTTCTGTGGTTGTACATCGATTTAGTGATGACAAATAGGTGCAGCTGTCCATAGGTAGGGCACGACAGTATATCTGTAAGAGGTAAAGTctttagcattttaaattttacctGATCTCCACCTTCCTGGAGGTTAAAGTCCTTGCCAAAACTTGTAAGTCCAAGGTGAGCAGGACTGAGGCCTGTAGAAACAGGTTCTGCCTTTACCAGGATATGGGGTACTTCAAGGGACTCATACTTGCCCATGGAGAAGCccagcagggggttggaactggatggcctttaaggtcccttccaacccaagccattctatagttctgtgattctaaataAATTAACCATTTAGCAGGCTCTCGAGTATAAAATGCATCCAGTTGGAGCTCAGACTCTCGCTACCCTGGAGTACCTATTGAGAGGTAAATATGCTGACAAATCTGTTGCTCACAGAGAAGATGTTataaaagggaaacaaaaaaatcaccaacaGCTGCTCTGGAGAGGGGCTGGTGGAAGCAAACTTGGGAGGTAACCAGGAAGGATTTCTACCACGCACTGAGGGCTGACTGAAAGCACAACGCCTCTTGTAATAAGTGGTCCTTTGCCAtgtgaggctttttttttttcatgctcaTTTCCCTAATTTAGAAATGGGCCTGAAACACCAACCCGCACCTAGAGCAGAGCGCACAGGCCCAGCTGGATCTGAACACAGAGCAGCCTCATATGTACAGGGGGTGGCTGGAAGACACCAGCACAGCTGTCAGAGCCTCTGAGCCCTTGGCCTGGATCATGGACACGGCCACTACCACATGGCCTCTGGGTGCCTGTTCCCATCGTCAGCAGTGGAGCAGCAGGGTCCAGGCCTGAGCCACCCCACAGTGTGTGAGGGGGCGTCCAAAAGCAAAGTGGGTGACCAGGCCGGCAGGCAGCTGCGGGTCAAGTGTGGACAGAATCAAGTCCCCCTAAGtcctctccccagcacagagGGGTCAGGGGCAGCATTGGGCAGGGGTGTGTCCCCTCAGCACTGTGCTCCAAGCTGAGGGGCCTGGTGGgtctccaaggatggagctCGCTTACAGGTGTCTGTAAGCCGGGGGACATGGCTGTTGGCTTGGTAGGGTATGAATGTGAGGATTGAGCCTGTGTCTGGATCCACATTTGCCAAGGAAAGAAGCCATGGCATGGGCTCAGCGCATAGTGGGACCGCTGGCGACGCAGCCCAGAACTTGTGAGTGGCAGCAGGAGTGGGACAGGGCTCGCCAGGGCCTGACCAGCACTGCCCTAGGGAGCAGGCGGCTCTGCATTGCTTCCCACTTCACAGGAGGCAACTGAAGAGCGGGGAGATGACGGTCCTTGCACCGTCGGTGCTGCACgctcttctttctcctgcacCTGTCTGCTGGCACTGCCTGGCAGATAGCGATCTGAACACATAAATGCTGTTCAGATTACACCCACAAACTGTGAGAATCCACATCCGTTATTTACAACAGGGAGACAGGGGTTGAATGAAGGTACTTGCTTATGAGAGAGAACCATCAATCCACAGTATTGCAGACATAAGGACAAAAAGGTCAAACTGCCAAAATGAGAACGtgtctgtagaaaaaaaaggtagtttCTCAATAAAATCTGCAGGGAAGAAGCTTTTAGGTCTGCAAAACCAGGGAAAAATCCAGTGAAGCCCCATAGGGTACTTCAAGGCATTTCATGTATGAAGGGAGGGTGGGCAGAACGTGCTCCTTTATGTTACGCCATGAGCTAGGATATTTATGAAGGGCTCTGATGCTCCACtggaaaatttttattttatcatccATTAATCAAAAAAGGTTGAAAACCACTCATGTCAACTGCTCATTTCTTAGCAAAAAGTGGGCAAATTGTTTTGCCTGCAGGATAATAAAAAGGCAGATTAGTGGtagcttttcctgcttttattcGCCATGGTGACAACTCAAAAGCAACAACTGTGAAACTGCAAGCATGGTAAATGTATAATGCTTGGTAATTGGGGATGAGGATGTGTCCCAAAAAGCTATAAAAGTGTTGTATTTTCATTGTACAGAGCATTGTTAGGTCTTTCTTATCACCATCCCCCATTTTGAAGATTAATtacaggagagaaaggaaatctAAGGAAAATAGCAAAAGCTGAGTACAGCAAAGAAAGCCACTCACTCACTGCataatgggggaaaaatagtTGTTGCAGATAAGCAACcacaataaaaaagagaaaacaaaacaaacacagctcttTGATAAACAGCAAGAAGACTATATCCCAGGCTGGGGATTTCAACAGGGTCTGTGAAAAGCCCGTGGCAGCGGGGCACCTGGCTCCCACCCAGCACTCCACACTGCATGGTTTGTACAGCGGAGCCACGGCCGCCTGTTGGGATGCGTGATGGGGGCAGCGCTGGTGCTCCATGGGTGTGACGGGGACTGGGTGCACAAGAGCCTCCTGTGACCTGCACACTCATTTGGTGCTTCGGGCACAGAGGGCACGTGGTTCTCAGGGCACAAGTAAAGGctttgcaggggaaaaaaaataaaaagttttttctctCAGAGTGAGCAGGTGTGGCAGAGATCCACCAAGAGGCGCTGGAGATGAAAACCTTGCCGTTTTCTTGacctgagttttgttttttaaatgagccTGTCAACTTTTAATTCATGCTTTTAAACTCAAATGTAACTAATAGCATCTTGGAATCCCATTTGCTTTCTATGAGTCATGAAACGCTGCTTCCCTCTGCCACTGCTCTCACCAAGGACAATGAAATCTGAAGGGATTTGCTTCTGTTGTTTGCACTCCAGAGCTTactgcagctgccctggggttgaaaacaatatttactTGTTTTGAAATTGTGTTCAgctagaatttttaaaatatttccagtaacATCCTTGCTTGGGCTTAGAAAATATATAGCAGGTTTGGggtttccttttgtgttttctgtactttttgcctttatagtgttttgtttttatttttttggtggtgtttgttgttgtgggtttttgtcttgtttttgttttgttttgttttcaaagtaccACTTGGTCCACATCTAAACTGACTGGAACCTTTAGGTGTGAAGCTGAAGGTTATCTGAAAATAGTCAAGGCAAGCAGAGTGGTCAGAGAGGGATTACAAGCATGACACAAAATGACAGgcagaaagggaggggaggcaAAGGTCCCTCCTGGAAAAGGTCCCTGCAGAGGCtggggtgaatgtccaaaagCAATTATGAAGATCACAAGAGAACTTGAATGGGAGTCATGGCAGATTCCTTCCTTTAGAAGCAGATAACTTTATTCTTAAGATTGTTCTGTGTCTGATGCTGGTAATTCAGCTGGCATTTTTGAGGTGGTATCAAAACTGATAGCCAACACATCTCATTATGTACAGGGATGTCTTTCCTGATCTCCCAGGCAATGGGAAAGTGGCTTCATGAGCCCCAAGTGAAGATGAGGATGAATTCAGTGGCACAGCTGTGGCAGAAAGCGCCTATGCCGGTGCTGTACCGCAGGTTTCAGGAGCCGGGGTCAGTTCTGCAGCACCTGGCTTATGCCGAAGGCCTCTTTGCTCCTAGACCCAGTCAAGGAATGAGCTATATCCActtcagctttcatttccaCGTGTCCCAAACCTGTATTTAGTGACACAGAGCAGATCCTCCCCCACAACTTCATGTCAAAGGCCCctagagaaaaaagaaggtaGACCTACACATTTCCTCAGTGGAACAGTCTCCATGAcgttgtgtttattttcagaatagcCCAGGCATGATAAACACTGTGTCCATGTGCCTATAAAAGTTTGTGGCTATGTTCAGCTTGCGAAATGTTTTGTGATTGCTCCTTCTTAGGGATCCCTATCTGTACATCCCAGGGGCTGCCCTGCATCTCTTCAGAGAAGCAGCTTTGGAGGGGACCTTGGGCTAAATGAGACATACAGACCCCTCCGAGTACGTGCAGAGGGAGCAGTCACTGTGCTCAAGGCAACCTGCAACCGTAGGAGTAGGCTGGCAACTTGGCCGAGAAAAGCTCTTCTGAGCAATGCCAGAAGGAGGCTGGTCACATGCCAGTGGTGCCATCCATGTGTGGTTAACTCTCCTAAAACTCCTcgaaaaaaaaatatctgagaatgagaattttccatttttagaagGCCAGTTTCATCTTAAGGTGCCTGATCCAGATACTTTCTTTGCTGCTCCCTCCCACAAATTTCTCTGGCCAGTTTTAGGTGACTCTTTGAAGAAGATCCATATGTTAAAGTCTTCATTGGCTGCAAAACCATTCGTCTCATTTCTGTTGCAGGAGAACTGGTATTACCCACCTAGAGTGGgcttgtcagaaaaaaaggccAGGGAAGGAGGGTAACTGCTGGTCCTTGGCAGTGGTACCCAGAGTCACCAGCCAGAGCCAAAGCCACGATGCAGTGAGCTGCTGAGGGGCCCTCGCATCGAAGCAGGAGCAGAAACCTTCCAGGGAAACAGCACACACTTCACAAAAGGTGAGCTGGGCCTGGGTCACGTTGCCGATGTCTGTCTCTGACTTAATAACTCGGGCTATGATGTTTACAGTTTCAGTTCTTTCCCCTATATTATATGCTAACAAAAAGAATaatgctggctggctggctgagcTGATGTATGTTGGAGTTCCTCCAAGTTTCTAAGTATTCAAGGTGCTAGTTTtgttaattttccatttcagtggaGGCGGAGTGGTCTGAGGATATTTGCACTAAACCCACCACACGGAAGTTTTACAATGTACCTTAAAGGAATAATGGGATTATTGAGAAGTCATCACCGttgacatttattttcccattccatcaaatttttttcagtagccCAGATAACATTTTCGACAGCACATCCAGATTTACTGCTGATGCTTGATCCTGCTGTTGCTCGGAGGGCTCATAATTTTTTTACAGGATTCACTCATCATCTTAGTTGTCTTCTTAGCTAGTCACTGTTGTGATGCTTCATTTTAAGGCCACAAAACCATCTGCATCCTTGACATGACTCAGACACCCATATCCTGTAtgaaaaggattttaattttatgccAGCAATAAAAATTGATCACTGGAAAATTTATAATTTGAGACCCCGGTACACCCACGTCAGATTAAGTGCAGTAATCAGGCTCATTATTTTCCAATGCCTGCATTCTGCAGGTGCTCTGAACGATGGTGCAGGCACAAAGCTACCGTTACCTCCTCTCTGAAACAAGTGACTCCTCACGGCCCCTCCATCAGCCTCTGGCTCGCTGTTCCTCTCCGTTGCCTACCCAAGAGTCACAAGTCATTAGGGCTATGTAGCTATGGAGATGAAAGCCCTGCTCTACGTCACCCCTTGCTTTCTGATATGGTCCATTTGGTGCCAATGCAGACACACTTCctgtgggaaaaataaagatggcTTCAGGACAGACACCATCAGTAACTGAGAATTCCTTCAGATTTGTGTAGGGAGATATGAATTGGTTGCTAACGtatttggaaaatgtaaaattttagaGCAAAGGCACAGCCAAATGATGGGTGCTGCCCAGA
This is a stretch of genomic DNA from Cygnus atratus isolate AKBS03 ecotype Queensland, Australia chromosome 1, CAtr_DNAZoo_HiC_assembly, whole genome shotgun sequence. It encodes these proteins:
- the LOC118244925 gene encoding zinc finger protein 239-like encodes the protein MPARSQGFLIAEPDVNAQMDQGEEQDHEVLEEMHMGGEVGHLRDHFTSADQQDMLAVVARGGEQQLGDGHGSQHVSSEAQRGDYRAAEEAKLPCSAISLVKRQEGGVAAASRRAHRAERPTICSECGKGFSRSIHLIQHQRMHTGERPFLCGECGKGFSQSSHLIQHRRVHTGQKPYTCTECGKSFSQSSNLLKHQRIHTGLKPYVCSECGKIFSDSSTCIKHQRMHTGERPYKCPACGKCFSQQSHLLQHQRAHDGIRPYSCGQCGKRFGQSSDLINHARTHTGEKPYKCSQCGRGFSGNSNLIKHTRIHTGEQPYRCTQCGECFRFQPQLVRHQKHHTE